In Sphingomonas oryzagri, the genomic stretch CGATCGCGACGAAGCTGCGCAGCAGGTTGGTGGGCAGGTTGACGGTCATGGCAGGACACCGCCTACCGGGTCGATGGCGAGAGCCGCAAGAAATCTCTACTAAATGACTAGGAAATTTTGGTTGGCTGTTTCGGGGCTGACGGAGATGTCGCCCATGCTCAAGGATCGCCGGAACCGGTGCTTCCGGCAACCTTCATATCGACTGTCGGGCGGGGATCGGCCGCGAGTGCGAGATCAGACACGGAGATGCCGTGCCACATCGCCCGGCACCTTGTTCGCGAGACCCGGTACCTCGTTGAGTTCGCGCAGGGACGTGGAGCGGCCGCGTTCTTCTCGAGTGCGCACGATATCGTGCCCGTGCCCTTCCAGACCGGGAATAGCGTCCAACTGATCCCGGTCGGCCGCGTTCAAATCGATGGGGTCGGTCATGGCGCGGCCGATCAGGCCAGCATCCTGATGCTCGGTTCGCGATCGTAAAAGCGACGAGCAGCCGCCTTCAGGAAATCGTCGCCGAGGCCGGTCACGCCGTCGTCCGGCTCGATCCCGGCCTTGTCGAGAAGCGGTTTGGCGGTCTCGCTGGCGCCGATCGCCTTGAGATGTCCGAACGCGTCCATCACGAACTGGATGGCCGCGCCTTCCTTCGCCATCACGGCGGCGCCGTCTTCCGAAAGGATCACCGCGACCGCGTCGAAGATCTGCGACGGCGAGCCGAGCAGTTGGCCGTCCGCCTTCAGGACCTTGCCATCGGAGAGTTTCGCGCCGCCGATCCGGGGGGCCACGACAAACGCCTTGGCGCCGGCCTTTTCGATCGCCGATTTGAGCGTCGTGATCTCGTCCGCGTCCGAACCGTCCGCGATGAGGATGCCGATCTGGCGGCCTTCGATCGTCGCCTTCATGTTCTTCTGTATCGACAGCGCGTCGGACGGCTCGATGTCGATCGGCTCACGCGCCGCCTTCGCCATTTTCGGGAGGTCGATCCCGAGGCCATCCGCGACACGCCTGGCCAGATCCTCGTCAACATTGCGCAGGTTCGCGACCAAGCGCGCCGGTACCTGCTCCAGTCCCACCTTGGACAGCTCGAACACGAAGGAGGAGGCGATGTGTGCGCGTTCGCTGTCAGTCTGCGACTTCCAGAACAGGCGGGCATGGCTGTAGTGATCGGCGAACAGCTCGGCGCGGATACGCAGCTTTTCACCCGTCTCGTCGTGATCGGCGCGCCCCTTGGCGGTCGCGAAGCCGGTCATCGGGCATTCGCGCGGGCCGCCGTCCTCGCCATGCGCTGCAAGGCTGTTGGGCTCGTAATTCGCTCGCCCCTTGGGCACGGTCATCTGCATCTGCCCGTCGCGCTGGAAGTTCATCACCGGGCACTTGGGCGCGTTGATCGGGATCTGGTGGAAATTGGCGGTGCCGAGTCGCGATTTCTGCGTGTCGAGGTAGCTGAACAGGCGCCCCTGCAGCAGCGGATCGCTGGTGAAATCGATGCCGGGCACGACATTCGCCGGGCAGTAGGCGACCTGCTCGGTCTCGGCGAAGAAATTGTCCGGGTTCCGGTCGAGCGTCATGCGGCCGATGATGCGGACCGGGATCATCTCCTCGGGGATGATCTTGGTCGCGTCGAGCACGTCCCAGTCGAGGCTGTCGGCTAAGGCCTGGTCGAACGCCTGGATGCCCAGCTCCCATTCGGGGAACGCGCCGGTGTCGATCGCTTCGTAGAGATCGCGACGGTGATAGTCGTTGTCGGCCGCCTGCAGCTTCAGCGCCTCGTCCCACACGGTCGATTGGAGGCCAAGCTTCGGCTTCCAGTGGAATTTGACGAAGGTGCTCTTGCCGGCCTGGTTGACCATGCGGAAGGTGTGGATGCCGAAGCCCTCAATGGTGCGCAGCGAGCGCGGAATGGCACGATCGGACATCGCCCACATCAGCATATGCGTGGTTTCGGGCATCAGGCTCGCCCAGTCCCAGAAGGTGTCGTGCGCGGAACCCGCCTGGGGGTAGGCGCGATCGGCCTCCATCTTCACCGAATGGACGAGATCGGGGAATTTGATCGCGTCCTGTATGAAGAAGACCGGGATGTTGTTGCCGACCAGATCCCAATTGCCCTCGGTCGTGTAGAACTTCACCGCGAAGCCGCGTACGTCGCGCGGGGTGTCGACCGAGCCTGCGCCGCCCGCGACGGTGGAGAAGCGCGTGAAGACCGGCGTCTTCGTACCTTTCTTGAAGAGCGCCGCCTTGCAGATGTCGGAGAGGTCGTCGGTCGCCTCGAAGGTGCCGTGCGCCGCCGATCCACGCGCGTGGACGATCCGTTCGGGGATGCGTTCGTGATCGAAGTGGAAGATCTTCTCGCGCAGCACGAAGTCTTCGAGCAGCACCGGGCCGCGCTCGCCCGACTTGAGGCTGTTCTGGTTGTCGGAGACGCGAATGCCCTGATTGGTCGTCAGGTGGGCGTCGGCATCCCCATGCGATCCCTTCGCCGGCGCCTGCTGATGGGTTTCGCCGCCGTTGCCGGTCGTCGTCTCGAAGCGGGTATCGGCCATCACGTCCTCCGGGCTGTTCACATCGGCAAGACGCACGAAACACCTCGAAGATGCCCGGAAAATTGCCGTTCCTGATACAGGTTAGCGGCCGTCCGCAGGGCGTGCCCGGATCGCGCCGACCGGAGTGGCGACGGCGCATATCCTTCTGCCCGGACAGAAACGGACGGATGCCGCGAGGCGACAAGCGCAGCTTCGCAAACAGGCAGAATCGACCGGTCGCGCATATCGCCGCCCGCGCAACCGTTCGCGATCGACGACGAGGATTCCGCTCAGCTCCCGCCGATGGGTTCTGATCCTAAATCCCAAGCAATTTGGATAACGACCGCAAGACCTTGGTCGCGCGCGCGGGAAGCGGCCATTCCGCTCGATGGATCAGCCACAATGTATCGGTCACGGCCGGGCTGCCTTCCGCCACGCTGATCGCCTCGGGCTGCCTGAACGCCTGGCGTGCATAACGGGGCAGCACGGTGAAGCCGAAGCCCCGCGCGACCGGCTCGAGGATCAGGGCGATCTGATTGCTGAACCCGCGGATCGGCAGTTTGCGTACTCCCGGATTGCCGCCGAAGCGGCGCGAGAGCAGGCGGGTCGCCATCGCCTGCCCATCGGGATGATCGATGAAGCCGATCCGTTCGAGATCCGTCCAGCCCGTCACCGTCTCGCCCGCCGGAACAATCAGTTCGAGTGGCTCCTGCAGGAAGGCGGTGGCGGACAGCCGCGCATCGTCTGGCTTCGTTGTGGCGATGCCAAAATCGCACGCGTTGGACAGCAGCGCCTCGATCACATCCCTGTCGGGAGCGAAGCGGTGACGGATGACGAGTTCCGGATGCTCGGCCTGGATGTCCAGCAGCATGGGATAGAGCAGCAGCCCCACGCTGCCCGGTGTGATCAGGGTCACGTCGCCCTGCTGCGCTTCGTTGCCGGCGATGCGCGCCGCGAAGCGTCGGTCGGCAGCCTCGAGCTCGCGCGCATGGTCGAGCAGAGCCAGGCCGGCGGGCGTCCATTCCAGCGACCGGGGGCGGCGGATCACGATCGGACCGAGCCGCTCTTCCAGCTGACGGACATGCTGGCTGACGGCCGCCTGCGTGAGGTCCAGCGCGGCGGCAGCGCGGGTGAAGCTGCCATGTTCGGCGAGCGCTGCGGCGCTGCGGATCCAGAGCGGATTCAACATAATAAATTTTTATAGCAACGATAAGTCTATGTCGCTTCATTTTATGGATGTGGCGGACGACATGAGCGGAAAGGAGATCCGTCTTGTCGACCTATCCGCGCAGTTTCTCGCACATCGGTCTGTCCGTGACGGACCTTGATGCGGCCGTCACATTCTACACGGAGGTGATGGGCTGGTATCTGATCATGCCGCCGACCACGATCCGCGAGGATGAGAGCGCGATCGGGGTGATGTGCACCGACGTGTTCGGCGCGGGCTGGGGCTCGTTCCGCATCGCGCACCTCTCCACCGGAGACCGCGTCGGCGTCGAGATCTTCGAGTTCCGCAACGCCGAGCGGCCCGAGAACAATTTCGAATATTGGAAAACCAGCGTCTTCCACTTCTGCGTGCAGGATCCGGACGTCGAGGGGCTGGCAGCGAAGATCGTCGCCGCGGGTGGCCGTCAGCGGATGCCGGTGCGCGAATATTTCCCCGGCGATAAGCCGTATCGCATGGTCTATATGGAGGATCCGTTCGGCAACATCCTCGAAATCTACAGCCACAGCTACGAGCTGACCTATTCGGCCGGCGCCTACGCCTGAGGACGCGATCATGACCGCATTGTTCACACCCTTCACGCTGAAGGACATCACCCTGCGCAACCGCATCGCGGTGCCGCCCATGTGCCAGTATAGCGCCGTCGACGGTGCCGTGACCGACTGGCATCTGCCCCATTATGCCGGGATGGCGCGCGGCGGGGCGGGCCTGGTCATCGTCGAGGCGACCGCCGTCTCGCCCGAGGGGCGGATCACGCCTGGCTGCACCGGCCTGTGGAACGACACGCAGGCCGAGGGCATGGCGGCGATCGCGGGCGCAATCAGGGCGGCCGGTTCCGTCCCCGGCATCCAGATCGGCCACGCCGGTCGCAAGGCCAGCGCCAACCTGCCGTGGGAGGGCGACGATCATATTCCGAACGATGCACCCGGCGGCTGGCAGACCATTTCCCCGTCCGCGATCGCCTTCGGCGGCGGGTTGCCCAAGGTGCCGACCGAGATGAGCCTCGCCGATATCGAGCGGGTGAAGGCCGATTTCGTCGCCGCCGCGATCCGCGCGCGCGATGCCGGTTTCGAGTGGCTGGAGCTGCATTTCGCCCACGGCTATCTCGCTCAGAGCTTCTTCTCGATCCATGCCAACACCCGCACCGATGCCTATGGCCGCGACGCAGAGGCGCGCGGTCGCTTCCTCGTCGAGACGTTGCAGGCGGTGCGCGCGGTATGGCCCGAGCGCCTGCCGCTCACCGCGCGCTTCGGCGTGATCGAGTATGACGGCCGCGACGAGGAGACGCTGGGCGAGGCGATCGCGCTGGTGAAACGCTTCAAGGCCGATGGCCTCGATTTCGTGAACGTCTCGATGGGCTTCTCGACCATCGAGGCCAGGGTTCCGTGGAGCGACGGCTTCATGGCCCCGATCGCGCAGCGCATCCGCACCGAGACCGGTCTGCCGGTCGCGACCGCCTGGGGCATGGACAAGCCCGAGATCGCCACCGCTGCCGTCGATGGCGGGCAGATGGATCTCGTCATGGTCGGGCGCGGCCACCTCGCCGATCCACATTATCCGTTCCGGCTTGCCCGCGACCTCGGCATTCCCAAATCCTCGTCGCTGCTGCCCGATCCATATGCCTATTGGCTGGCACGCTATCCGGGGCCGCAGAACGGCGATCCGGTCGACTGAACGAAAGGCGAGAGACGATGAGCTACATCCAGTGGCCCGCCGGCTACGTGCCCGGCTTCACCGACAATTTCTGCTCCAACGAGGTGATCGTTGCGGGCCTGACGACCGCTGACGTCTGGCCGTTCCTCAACGAGCCGGGGCGCTGGCCGGATTATTACAGGAATTCGGCCGACGTTCGTTTCCACGACGGCAGGGGGCCGGCGCTGGAGAATGGTGTGCGCTTCTTCTTCAGCACGTTCGGCTTTCCTGTGGAATCGCAGGTCGTCGAGCACGTGCCGCCGGTCGAGGGCCAGCCCGCGCGGGTCGCCTGGCATGGCTGGTCCGGTGAAGGCGACGGTCGGCTCGACGTCCATCACGCCTGGCTGATCGAGGATCTGTCGGGCGGCCGGGTGCGCATCCTCACCCAGGAGACGCAGAACGGTGCCCCGGCCCGCGAACTCGCCACCGCGCGGCCCAATCCGATGATCAACGGCCATCAGGAATGGCTGGACGGCCTCGTCGCGGCTGCCCGCGCCGCACGGGGCTGATCGCGTCGCCGCAGCATAAGCGCCGAACCAGCGATCCAGCGGATATTGTCTCGGAGTTCGACGTCGGGTGGCCGTTGACCGGACGGCCACCCGTTGCCCGTCATGGCCGTGTTTGTCTCGCTCAGGCGTTTTTCTCGGGCGCCTCGCGACCGACCATCGCCATCTGCGCAGGCGCGTAGCGGTCTCCTTTCGCCGAGATGCCGTCGGCGGCGGCCCGGATCTTGGTCAAGTCGGCGGCGGTCAGTTCGATGGCGGCGGCGCCGATATTCTCCTCGAGGCGATGCAGCTTTGTCGTGCCGGGGATCGGAACGATGAACGGACGCTGCGCCAGGAGCCACGCGAGCGCGATCTGTGCGGGCGTCGCGCCCTTGTCGTCCGCGACGTGCTTGAGCAGATCGACGAACGCCTGGTTCTTCTCCATCGCCTCCGGCGCGAAACGCGGTACGCTGCTGCGGAAATCGTTGTCCGGCAGTTTGGTGTCCTTGTTCATCGCGCCGGTGAGGAATCCCTTGCCCAGAGGGCTATATGGCACGAAGCCGATCCCGAGTTCGCCGCAGGCATCGAGGATCCCGTTGGTTTCGGGGGCACGCCACCAAAGCGAATACTCGTTCTGGATCGCGGCGACCGGCTGGACGTCATGCGCCCGGCGCAGCGTCTGGACGCCGGGTTCCGACATGCCGAAATGCCTTGCCTTGCCCTCGGCGATCAGATCCTTGACCGTGCCAGCCACATCCTCGATCGGCACGTTCGGATCGACGCGGTGCTGATAGAGCAGATCGATCGTCTCGAGGCCAAGTCGCTTCAGCGAGCCTTCGACGGCACGACGGATATCCTCGGGCCGGCTGCTGACACCGCGGTTCTCGCGTGTCTCGGGATCGATGTCGAACCCGAACTTGGTCGCGATCACGACCTTGTCGCGAATGGGGCGCAGGGCCTCGCCGACGACATCCTCGTTGACGAAGGGGCCGTAGACCTCGGCGGTGTCGAAGAAGGTGACGCCGCGCTCGGCCGCGTCGCGGATGAGTTTCACGCCATCGTCGTGCGAGAGGCTCGTGGCGTAGCTGAAGCTGATGCCCATGCAGCCAAGCCCGATGGCTGAAACCGGGAGGCCGCTGCGGCCGAGTTCGCGAATCTGCATGTCGGATCTCCGTTGAACGTGAAAGGTCAGTCGGCCAGCGATGCTTCGGCGTCGGCTTTCTCGAACGCCTGACGCACGATGCCGATCGCTGTGCTGGCCGTCGGCCAGCCGGCGTAAAAGGCGAGGTGGGTCACCATTTCGACAATCTCGTCCCGCGTGACGCCGTTCTGGAGTGCCTTGCCGAGATGGAAGGGCAACTCGTTGGTGCGGTAGAGCGAGATGAGGCTGGCGACCGTGATCATGCTCCGGTCTCGCGCCGAAAGGCCAGGCCGCTGCCAGACGTCGGCGAACAGGACGGCGTCGGTGATATCGGTGAGCTTCGGGGCGATATCGCCCCAGGGCGCACGCATCGGTTCGGTCTCGCTGATCATGGCTGCTCCTCGTTGTCAGCCATCTAGTCCTGCGTGGCCGGTGGGATTAGATTGCACAATCGGGAAACGGTTTTGAGTATCATTCAACAATGGCGCGCAGGGATTTCAACGACCTTCTTGCCTTCCGCGCTGTCGCGATGGACAGGAGCTTCACCCGCGCCGCCGCGCGGATCGGTGTCTCCACCTCGGCCATGAGCCATGCGATACGTGGCCTGGAGGAACGGATCGGCATTCGCCTGCTCAATCGTACCACGCGCAGCGTAGTGCCGACCGAGGCGGGCGAGCGGCTGCTGGCCACGGTGTCGGCATTGTTCGACGGCGTTGAGGCCGAACTGGCGAGTCTGGGCGAATTGAGCGACAGGCCGGCGGGTACGATCCGCATCACGACGAGCGCACACGCTGCCAAGACCATATTGGAGCCGGCGCTGCTCCCGCTGCTTGCGAGGCATCCCCTGCTGAAGGTGGAATTGAGTGCGGAATCCGGCTTCGTCGATATCGTCGCCGAGCGCTTCGACGCCGGCGTTCGGCTGGGGGAGACAATCGCGCAGGACATGGTGGCCGTGCCGATCGGGCCGGATATGCGCATGGCGGCTGCGGCATCGCCGGACTATTTCGACCGGTACCCGCCGCCCGCGACGCCTCATGATCTGAGCCGGCACAATTGCATCAACCTGCGGTTTCCGACCTATGGCGGACTATACGCGTGGGAGTTCGAGAAAGACGGGCGTGCGCTGAACGTCAGGGTGGACGGACAGTTGACCGTGAACGACACCGCGCTTGCGCTCCAGGCGGCCATGGACGGGTTCGGCATCGCATACATCACCGACGATCAGGTTCTTCCGCTGATCGATGCAGGGCGCCTGATCCGGGTGCTTGAGGATTGGTGCCCGCCGTTTCCGGGTTATCATCTCTATTATCCAAGCCGCAGGCAGCATTCCTCCGGCTTCGCCGCCGTCATCGAGGCGCTTCGCTACCGCGCGGAAGGTTGACGGGAGAGGGGGGCGGATCTTCAACGCTTCGCACGAACGGCGGACTTTGGCCGGTTGCGAAGGTCGAGGTGCCGAAGAGCCTCAGGATCCGAGCGCTCTGGAGAGATGATCGACGATCGCCCGGACCTTCGCCGACGGCCTTGGACCCGCCGGAAAGACCGCATAGACTTCCGCGGGATCGAGCCGATAGGCCTGGAGCAACTGGCTGAGCTGGCCGCTGCGGAGTTCCTCTCCCGCCATGACGCGGGTCGCCAGCGCGATGCCCATTCCGGCCACGGCAGCCGCGAGGATGCCCGGCGCGGAATTGATCCAGAGCTTGGCCCTGACGTCGATCGAGGTGACGGTCTGGTTATGGGTGAAGCGCCAGCTCTCCCGGCCGAACACGCCATGCTGGACGATACAGTCGTGCCCGGCGAGTTCACCCGGATTGGCGGGCGAACCGTGTGCGGCGAGATATGCTGGCGCCGCGACCACCAGCCGCTCGATCAGGGCGAGCCTGCGGGCACCGAAGCTCGAGTCGTCCAGCGGCCCGACACCCAGGCGAATGGCGACATCGACACCCTCCATGATCAGGTTCTGCCGCGCGTCGCTCATGACGATCTCGACTCGAAGATCGGGATGCCGGGCCAGGAAGGCTGCCAGCGCGGGGATGACGGCGCGCGTGCCATAGAGCACCGGCATGGCGAGCCGGATCACACCGTGCAGCGAATCGACGCCACGGGCCGCCTGTTCGGCCTCCTCCATTTCCGCCAGCAGGTGCTTCGAGCGCTCCAGGAAGAGAGCGCCGGCTTCGGTCAGTGAGATGCTGCGGGTCGTGCGCAGCAGCAGCGTCGTGCCCAGCCTCGCTTCCAGCGTGCCGACGATCCTCGACACCGAGGGTTGCGACAACTTCAGTTCCCGCGCCGCGCGCGAAAGGCTGCCGCTCTCGGCAACGCGCACGAAAACAGCCATCTCCTGCCAGCGGTCACTCATTTGCTATCCGGATATATGTTGTCTGTAATCGACGGATACACGGCTTTTCTCGGATAACCTAATTCCCGGCTCACGGCGGTTCCGCCGCGAAAATGGAGAATGACGATGACGCTTCAGGACAAGCTCGACGCGATGCGCGATGATTTCGAGAACGGGCGTTTTCCGCTGGTGCCGACCCGCGATCAACTGGACACGATGCAGCGCGCGACCCAGCAGCTGATCGACAGCGGGCAGGCCGATCATGCGCTGAAGGCCGGTGACACGGCGCCTGACTTCACGCTGCGAGACGCGGACGGCAACAGCATCGGTTCGCGGGCGCTGCTGGCGAAGGGGCCGCTGGTCGCGACCTTCTATCGCGGCGTGTGGTGCCCCTATTGCAACTATGATCTGCAGGCGTTGGAAGAGATCCGGTCCGAGATCGAGGCACGGGGCGCCAGCCTCGTTGCGATCTCTCCGCAGACGCCGGCGAACAGCCGCAAGTCGCAGCGAGACAACAAGCTCGGCTTCCCGATCCTGAGCGATGCCGGTACGGCGGTGGCCGCCGAATTCGGCCTGCGCTTCGCGCTTCCGGACGAACTCATCGCGGTCTACAGCCAGTTCGGTAACGATCTGCCCAAGATCAACGACGATCCGGCCTGGGTGCTTCCGATGCCGGCGCGTTACGTGATCGGCACGGATGGCGTGATCGCCTATGCCGAGGTCAATCCCGACTACACCCGGCGCCCCGATCCGTCCGAACTGTTGCCGGTGCTCGATCGCCTGCGCGCCGGCATCGTGGCCTGAGCCTGCCCATCGGGTCGGCCGTATGATCCGTCCGCACGGATCCGGCCGACCTGATACTATGCCCCGACGGCGACACGCCGCCGCGCCGGATCTGGTCGTGGACGACGGCCTGATCCTGCGGCATATCGTCGCGAGCTGAAATTCGTGGACCCCAGAGGCTTGCCGAACGGTTGTGTCCCGACCAGACGGCGCGGTCGCTGGAATTTGGGAGCGTATCGCCCGTGCCGCCTACCCGAGACGACATCATCACCATCATCGCCGAGGAAGCACGGATCGACGCGGCGAAGCTGACGTCGGACGCCACGCTCGCTTCCCTGGACATCGCTTCGCTCGACGTGATGAGCGTGCTTTTCGCGATCGAGGACAAATATGGCGTCGAAATTCCGGTCGAGACGGTGAATCCGGCCGACACGCTGGGGCAGTTCGTGGACGCGATCCTGGCCAG encodes the following:
- a CDS encoding helix-hairpin-helix domain-containing protein, coding for MTDPIDLNAADRDQLDAIPGLEGHGHDIVRTREERGRSTSLRELNEVPGLANKVPGDVARHLRV
- a CDS encoding catalase; the encoded protein is MADTRFETTTGNGGETHQQAPAKGSHGDADAHLTTNQGIRVSDNQNSLKSGERGPVLLEDFVLREKIFHFDHERIPERIVHARGSAAHGTFEATDDLSDICKAALFKKGTKTPVFTRFSTVAGGAGSVDTPRDVRGFAVKFYTTEGNWDLVGNNIPVFFIQDAIKFPDLVHSVKMEADRAYPQAGSAHDTFWDWASLMPETTHMLMWAMSDRAIPRSLRTIEGFGIHTFRMVNQAGKSTFVKFHWKPKLGLQSTVWDEALKLQAADNDYHRRDLYEAIDTGAFPEWELGIQAFDQALADSLDWDVLDATKIIPEEMIPVRIIGRMTLDRNPDNFFAETEQVAYCPANVVPGIDFTSDPLLQGRLFSYLDTQKSRLGTANFHQIPINAPKCPVMNFQRDGQMQMTVPKGRANYEPNSLAAHGEDGGPRECPMTGFATAKGRADHDETGEKLRIRAELFADHYSHARLFWKSQTDSERAHIASSFVFELSKVGLEQVPARLVANLRNVDEDLARRVADGLGIDLPKMAKAAREPIDIEPSDALSIQKNMKATIEGRQIGILIADGSDADEITTLKSAIEKAGAKAFVVAPRIGGAKLSDGKVLKADGQLLGSPSQIFDAVAVILSEDGAAVMAKEGAAIQFVMDAFGHLKAIGASETAKPLLDKAGIEPDDGVTGLGDDFLKAAARRFYDREPSIRMLA
- a CDS encoding LysR family transcriptional regulator, yielding MLNPLWIRSAAALAEHGSFTRAAAALDLTQAAVSQHVRQLEERLGPIVIRRPRSLEWTPAGLALLDHARELEAADRRFAARIAGNEAQQGDVTLITPGSVGLLLYPMLLDIQAEHPELVIRHRFAPDRDVIEALLSNACDFGIATTKPDDARLSATAFLQEPLELIVPAGETVTGWTDLERIGFIDHPDGQAMATRLLSRRFGGNPGVRKLPIRGFSNQIALILEPVARGFGFTVLPRYARQAFRQPEAISVAEGSPAVTDTLWLIHRAEWPLPARATKVLRSLSKLLGI
- a CDS encoding lactoylglutathione lyase family protein is translated as MSTYPRSFSHIGLSVTDLDAAVTFYTEVMGWYLIMPPTTIREDESAIGVMCTDVFGAGWGSFRIAHLSTGDRVGVEIFEFRNAERPENNFEYWKTSVFHFCVQDPDVEGLAAKIVAAGGRQRMPVREYFPGDKPYRMVYMEDPFGNILEIYSHSYELTYSAGAYA
- a CDS encoding NADH:flavin oxidoreductase/NADH oxidase, producing MTALFTPFTLKDITLRNRIAVPPMCQYSAVDGAVTDWHLPHYAGMARGGAGLVIVEATAVSPEGRITPGCTGLWNDTQAEGMAAIAGAIRAAGSVPGIQIGHAGRKASANLPWEGDDHIPNDAPGGWQTISPSAIAFGGGLPKVPTEMSLADIERVKADFVAAAIRARDAGFEWLELHFAHGYLAQSFFSIHANTRTDAYGRDAEARGRFLVETLQAVRAVWPERLPLTARFGVIEYDGRDEETLGEAIALVKRFKADGLDFVNVSMGFSTIEARVPWSDGFMAPIAQRIRTETGLPVATAWGMDKPEIATAAVDGGQMDLVMVGRGHLADPHYPFRLARDLGIPKSSSLLPDPYAYWLARYPGPQNGDPVD
- a CDS encoding SRPBCC domain-containing protein, which produces MSYIQWPAGYVPGFTDNFCSNEVIVAGLTTADVWPFLNEPGRWPDYYRNSADVRFHDGRGPALENGVRFFFSTFGFPVESQVVEHVPPVEGQPARVAWHGWSGEGDGRLDVHHAWLIEDLSGGRVRILTQETQNGAPARELATARPNPMINGHQEWLDGLVAAARAARG
- a CDS encoding aldo/keto reductase, which produces MQIRELGRSGLPVSAIGLGCMGISFSYATSLSHDDGVKLIRDAAERGVTFFDTAEVYGPFVNEDVVGEALRPIRDKVVIATKFGFDIDPETRENRGVSSRPEDIRRAVEGSLKRLGLETIDLLYQHRVDPNVPIEDVAGTVKDLIAEGKARHFGMSEPGVQTLRRAHDVQPVAAIQNEYSLWWRAPETNGILDACGELGIGFVPYSPLGKGFLTGAMNKDTKLPDNDFRSSVPRFAPEAMEKNQAFVDLLKHVADDKGATPAQIALAWLLAQRPFIVPIPGTTKLHRLEENIGAAAIELTAADLTKIRAAADGISAKGDRYAPAQMAMVGREAPEKNA
- a CDS encoding carboxymuconolactone decarboxylase family protein, translated to MISETEPMRAPWGDIAPKLTDITDAVLFADVWQRPGLSARDRSMITVASLISLYRTNELPFHLGKALQNGVTRDEIVEMVTHLAFYAGWPTASTAIGIVRQAFEKADAEASLAD
- a CDS encoding LysR family transcriptional regulator; the encoded protein is MARRDFNDLLAFRAVAMDRSFTRAAARIGVSTSAMSHAIRGLEERIGIRLLNRTTRSVVPTEAGERLLATVSALFDGVEAELASLGELSDRPAGTIRITTSAHAAKTILEPALLPLLARHPLLKVELSAESGFVDIVAERFDAGVRLGETIAQDMVAVPIGPDMRMAAAASPDYFDRYPPPATPHDLSRHNCINLRFPTYGGLYAWEFEKDGRALNVRVDGQLTVNDTALALQAAMDGFGIAYITDDQVLPLIDAGRLIRVLEDWCPPFPGYHLYYPSRRQHSSGFAAVIEALRYRAEG
- a CDS encoding LysR family transcriptional regulator, which encodes MAVFVRVAESGSLSRAARELKLSQPSVSRIVGTLEARLGTTLLLRTTRSISLTEAGALFLERSKHLLAEMEEAEQAARGVDSLHGVIRLAMPVLYGTRAVIPALAAFLARHPDLRVEIVMSDARQNLIMEGVDVAIRLGVGPLDDSSFGARRLALIERLVVAAPAYLAAHGSPANPGELAGHDCIVQHGVFGRESWRFTHNQTVTSIDVRAKLWINSAPGILAAAVAGMGIALATRVMAGEELRSGQLSQLLQAYRLDPAEVYAVFPAGPRPSAKVRAIVDHLSRALGS
- a CDS encoding peroxiredoxin-like family protein, translated to MTLQDKLDAMRDDFENGRFPLVPTRDQLDTMQRATQQLIDSGQADHALKAGDTAPDFTLRDADGNSIGSRALLAKGPLVATFYRGVWCPYCNYDLQALEEIRSEIEARGASLVAISPQTPANSRKSQRDNKLGFPILSDAGTAVAAEFGLRFALPDELIAVYSQFGNDLPKINDDPAWVLPMPARYVIGTDGVIAYAEVNPDYTRRPDPSELLPVLDRLRAGIVA
- a CDS encoding acyl carrier protein; this encodes MPPTRDDIITIIAEEARIDAAKLTSDATLASLDIASLDVMSVLFAIEDKYGVEIPVETVNPADTLGQFVDAILARVTAA